From a region of the Paenibacillus lutimineralis genome:
- a CDS encoding serine hydrolase domain-containing protein has product MQMTKRSLPRTTPEQVGIVAQQIIAFLDDVRLHKSELHSFMLLRHGQVAAEGWWGPYTPELPHMLFSLSKSFTSTAIGMAVHEGIITLDDAVVSFFPDDLPGDVSEHLAAMQIRHLLMMGTGHDQDTMDALIAAEDGNWVRAFLELPVPHEPGTHFLYNTGATYMLSAILLKASGQSLIDYLTPRLFEPLGIQDPTWDICPRGINTGGYGLNVTTEDIAKFGQLYLQKGLWNGVRIIDEEWINEATSKQISNGDGGDSDWAQGYGYQFWRCRHGIYRGDGAFGQFCIVIPEQDAVIAITSGTGDMQVILNSVWDHLLPGFLPDPVAADESSVALSEYLAKLQLEVPQLRSESMLEAQVSGKRYEIEQDQMEQAPFPLKDLRIEFDKDSARLNLKLESEDSLTLGREHWLTESTITIEGKDTRIAGSFTWKSYYELVLTLQAIETPFCVTLEVHFVDDAITIHSRYNVGWDKVITVHGRTVDE; this is encoded by the coding sequence ATGCAAATGACGAAGAGATCATTACCGAGGACTACGCCGGAACAAGTGGGAATAGTGGCACAGCAAATCATTGCTTTTCTGGATGATGTGAGGTTGCATAAGAGCGAACTGCACAGCTTCATGCTGCTGCGGCATGGCCAGGTGGCCGCTGAAGGCTGGTGGGGCCCCTATACGCCAGAGCTGCCTCATATGTTATTCTCATTAAGTAAAAGCTTCACCTCCACGGCGATAGGTATGGCTGTTCACGAAGGCATCATAACATTGGATGACGCGGTTGTTTCATTTTTCCCTGATGATCTGCCGGGGGACGTTTCTGAACATCTCGCCGCGATGCAAATCCGCCATCTGCTAATGATGGGGACAGGACATGATCAAGATACGATGGATGCTCTGATTGCAGCAGAGGATGGCAATTGGGTCAGAGCTTTTCTTGAACTGCCTGTACCGCATGAGCCGGGGACTCATTTTCTGTATAATACCGGGGCTACATATATGCTGTCTGCAATTCTGCTGAAGGCATCGGGACAAAGTCTGATTGATTACTTAACCCCTCGGTTGTTCGAACCGCTTGGGATTCAGGATCCGACATGGGATATTTGCCCACGCGGGATAAATACGGGTGGTTATGGACTGAACGTTACGACGGAAGATATCGCTAAGTTCGGCCAATTATATTTGCAGAAGGGGCTCTGGAACGGTGTACGGATCATTGATGAGGAGTGGATCAATGAGGCGACCAGTAAGCAAATCTCCAATGGCGACGGCGGTGACAGTGACTGGGCGCAAGGCTACGGGTATCAATTCTGGCGTTGCCGTCATGGGATCTATCGCGGAGATGGTGCCTTTGGACAGTTCTGTATAGTCATACCAGAGCAGGATGCTGTTATTGCTATCACGTCAGGGACAGGTGACATGCAGGTCATATTGAACAGCGTCTGGGATCATCTATTGCCAGGCTTCCTGCCTGATCCAGTTGCGGCAGATGAGAGCTCGGTCGCGCTGAGCGAATATCTTGCCAAGTTGCAACTTGAGGTTCCACAGCTCAGAAGCGAATCGATGCTGGAAGCTCAAGTCAGTGGAAAAAGATACGAAATCGAACAGGATCAGATGGAGCAAGCTCCGTTCCCATTGAAGGACCTGCGTATCGAATTCGATAAAGATTCCGCACGACTGAATCTTAAGCTGGAAAGTGAAGATAGCCTCACATTGGGACGGGAGCATTGGCTAACTGAATCGACGATAACTATAGAGGGTAAAGATACTCGCATCGCTGGAAGCTTCACTTGGAAATCTTATTACGAGCTTGTATTAACGCTGCAGGCGATTGAGACTCCTTTCTGTGTCACACTAGAGGTTCATTTTGTCGATGATGCCATAACTATTCATTCGAGATATAATGTCGGCTGGGATAAGGTTATTACGGTGCATGGAAGAACAGTAGATGAATAA
- a CDS encoding ABC transporter ATP-binding protein gives MEATVKVQQVSKSFGSKTVLNKVDLQMEKGQIYGLIGPSGAGKTTLVKMMVGMELPDEGEVRVLETSMPSLSMLQQIGYMAQSDALYGELTAEENLRFFASMFKMTRAEQKQRIAYAADLVGLTDELGSKVAVYSGGMKRRLSLAIALLHDPSVLILDEPTVGIDPELRQSIWKELVRLKTSEHKTIIVTTHVMDEADKCDQLAMVREGTILANGTPEQLKQQYDVANLEEVFLRAGGGTV, from the coding sequence ATGGAGGCTACCGTCAAAGTACAGCAGGTCAGCAAGAGCTTCGGCTCAAAGACCGTGCTGAACAAAGTGGATCTTCAGATGGAAAAGGGGCAAATATACGGGCTGATCGGCCCTTCAGGCGCAGGCAAGACGACGCTTGTTAAAATGATGGTCGGTATGGAACTACCGGATGAAGGAGAAGTTCGAGTGCTGGAGACGAGCATGCCTAGTCTCTCAATGCTTCAGCAGATCGGTTATATGGCACAATCGGATGCTTTATATGGTGAACTTACAGCGGAGGAGAATCTGAGGTTCTTTGCCTCTATGTTCAAAATGACTCGGGCTGAACAGAAGCAGCGAATCGCCTATGCAGCGGATCTGGTGGGTCTCACGGATGAATTAGGGAGCAAAGTGGCCGTCTATTCCGGAGGAATGAAACGCAGATTATCGTTGGCGATTGCATTACTGCATGATCCTTCCGTGCTGATCCTGGATGAACCAACGGTTGGTATTGATCCGGAGCTGAGGCAGTCGATCTGGAAGGAGCTTGTCCGCCTGAAGACTTCTGAACACAAGACGATCATTGTGACGACACATGTGATGGATGAAGCGGATAAGTGTGATCAGCTGGCGATGGTCCGCGAAGGAACCATACTGGCTAACGGTACGCCAGAGCAACTCAAGCAGCAGTATGATGTGGCAAACTTAGAGGAAGTATTCTTGCGAGCAGGGGGCGGTACAGTATGA
- a CDS encoding ATP-binding protein produces MTESKTTDIKIPRRLTTALINSLTAGVVPRIGLEHIAVGRKAEVEAILRDMDNIGAGGAAMRLITGRYGSGKSFLLQTIRNYALDRDFVTADADLSPERRLVGTKGQGLATYRELMTHLSTRTRPDGGALEAVLQKWITTIQQEAMKDEGLRPGDSALTEAVEQRIFTVTAQMQNLVHGFDFARVLAAYWNGHKLGEDGQKQAALRWLRGEFPTKTEARKELDVSAIIDDDNWYDYIKLWSEFVAAIGYQGLLLFIDEGVNLYKISNSIARSSNYEKLLTMFNDTMQGKAEHLGIFLGGTPQFVEDERRGLFSYEALRSRLVEGRFAGAGYRNYTGPILKLEMLSHEEILILLQKLRQIHGLHFGYTPTLTDADLIQFMKMAVGRMGADELLTPREVVRDFMDLLHTLHQNPEASFSQLLGERRTEHTAGAGEQKDELDDFLAEFEL; encoded by the coding sequence ATGACGGAATCAAAAACGACCGATATCAAAATACCGAGGCGGCTGACAACCGCGCTGATTAATTCATTGACTGCGGGTGTAGTACCGAGAATCGGCTTAGAGCATATCGCGGTGGGGCGGAAGGCTGAGGTCGAGGCTATTTTGCGCGACATGGACAACATCGGCGCTGGCGGAGCAGCCATGAGATTGATCACCGGGCGTTATGGCAGCGGTAAGAGCTTCCTACTGCAAACCATCCGCAATTATGCGCTCGACCGCGACTTCGTGACGGCTGACGCCGATCTGTCGCCCGAACGCCGTCTGGTCGGTACGAAAGGGCAAGGCTTGGCCACCTACCGCGAACTAATGACGCATCTGTCGACGCGTACGCGACCGGACGGTGGAGCGCTGGAGGCCGTCCTGCAGAAGTGGATTACGACGATTCAGCAGGAGGCCATGAAAGACGAAGGCTTGCGCCCCGGTGATTCGGCATTAACCGAGGCCGTGGAGCAGCGGATTTTCACAGTTACGGCGCAAATGCAGAACCTGGTGCACGGCTTTGACTTCGCCCGCGTATTGGCAGCCTATTGGAACGGGCATAAGCTCGGGGAGGACGGGCAGAAGCAGGCAGCGCTGCGTTGGCTGCGCGGCGAGTTCCCGACCAAGACCGAAGCGCGGAAAGAGCTGGATGTGAGTGCCATTATTGATGATGACAACTGGTATGACTATATCAAGCTGTGGTCGGAATTTGTGGCGGCGATTGGATATCAAGGACTGCTGCTATTTATCGACGAGGGCGTTAATTTATATAAAATTTCGAACAGCATCGCTCGCTCGAGCAACTATGAAAAGCTATTGACCATGTTTAACGATACGATGCAGGGCAAAGCAGAGCATCTTGGCATTTTTCTGGGCGGTACGCCTCAGTTTGTCGAGGATGAACGGCGCGGTCTATTCAGCTATGAGGCTCTGCGCTCCCGTCTGGTGGAAGGCCGCTTTGCGGGGGCTGGCTACCGCAACTACACTGGCCCAATTCTCAAGTTGGAGATGCTCTCGCATGAAGAGATTTTGATTCTGCTGCAGAAGCTGCGGCAAATTCATGGTTTGCATTTTGGTTATACTCCAACCTTGACAGATGCGGATTTAATTCAATTTATGAAGATGGCTGTCGGTAGAATGGGAGCGGACGAGCTGCTAACACCGCGTGAAGTCGTACGTGATTTCATGGATTTACTGCATACCTTGCATCAGAATCCAGAGGCTTCGTTCAGCCAACTGCTTGGTGAGCGAAGGACGGAACATACGGCGGGTGCTGGGGAGCAGAAGGACGAATTGGATGATTTTCTGGCGGAGTTTGAATTATGA
- a CDS encoding ABC transporter permease: MRIKALIRRICEQMLRDKRTLALLFLAPLLVLSLMHYLFNHTGNAADASIGAVGLPSQWTTVLEQQGLEITTYDTADRDTLVRDKLDAILEIQNGRIHLILGNSDPSQSKALQMKIGQVTEALTAAAQQGGGAPAAKPELTIEYVYGSADTTFFDTLSPILIGFFVFFFVFLISGIGLLRERTTGTLERLMSTPVRRGEVITGYLAGYGIFAFAQTVIVVLYSTMVLGMNMAGSIWYVLLTNLLLAFVALSLGILLSTFAASEFQMVQFIPLVIIPQIFFAGIFPLEHMDAWVQVLARIMPLYYGADALKSVMYKGLGFADIAVDLAVLVLFAALFIVLNIIALKKYRKL, encoded by the coding sequence ATGAGAATCAAGGCGCTGATCAGAAGAATTTGCGAACAGATGCTGCGGGATAAGCGGACGTTGGCCTTGCTGTTCTTGGCACCACTGCTCGTCCTGTCGCTAATGCATTATTTATTCAATCACACGGGTAATGCCGCTGATGCAAGCATTGGCGCGGTCGGTCTTCCTTCACAATGGACTACGGTTCTGGAGCAGCAGGGACTTGAGATAACGACCTATGATACAGCGGATCGGGATACCTTAGTCCGAGATAAGCTGGATGCGATCCTTGAAATTCAAAATGGACGGATTCATCTTATTCTCGGAAATAGCGATCCATCCCAATCTAAAGCGTTACAAATGAAGATCGGCCAGGTGACTGAAGCTCTTACCGCAGCGGCTCAGCAAGGCGGAGGAGCTCCAGCAGCTAAGCCGGAACTCACCATAGAGTATGTATACGGCAGCGCAGATACGACCTTTTTTGATACACTAAGTCCCATTCTGATTGGATTTTTTGTCTTCTTCTTCGTGTTCTTGATTTCTGGGATCGGCCTCCTGCGGGAACGAACGACAGGAACTTTGGAGCGATTAATGTCTACTCCAGTACGAAGGGGAGAAGTAATTACCGGCTATTTGGCAGGTTACGGGATCTTCGCTTTTGCCCAAACGGTGATTGTCGTTCTATACTCAACGATGGTTCTTGGCATGAATATGGCCGGATCGATCTGGTATGTACTGTTGACCAACCTGCTGCTGGCCTTTGTAGCATTGTCGCTGGGAATTCTGTTGTCCACCTTCGCTGCCTCGGAGTTCCAAATGGTACAGTTCATCCCGCTCGTCATCATTCCGCAGATCTTCTTTGCTGGTATTTTTCCGTTGGAGCATATGGATGCCTGGGTACAGGTGCTCGCTAGAATTATGCCACTGTATTACGGAGCTGACGCCCTGAAGAGTGTGATGTACAAAGGTTTGGGGTTCGCAGACATTGCAGTGGATTTAGCGGTACTGGTGCTGTTCGCGGCTCTGTTTATTGTTTTAAATATTATAGCTTTGAAAAAATACCGCAAACTCTAG
- a CDS encoding TerB N-terminal domain-containing protein, translating into MNSYNKSLNFAEIDISEAQEQSGSLQEMIIPERKDQPVQGSSLSVQELTRERRFVKQAKEWEQREGEPSLYLPFMSYWPTFEQMDEDQQSWYFYWRSELRQGRYPFTDLSYIFVYLYELIQGVGWKEPEQGYNLLMELWGAYQAMYPKLNNYIAEWVCDFVLLHKLNLPLMDIVMRSSIAKSGELYDLELKRILENEPSKLRLEHILTFSDYDLQRSKFYISGGRALMENYMPKVVALVDSYMRKTTGKNLIDTFYKGNGKTIERYLFRNAVYDAELYGRTLPLRIFQLRKCPPLRYYITQLIRCTENKLRELQHFKGRLRGISLMKETQMLIERFLEKEYIEAIKSTSPVISIDPERLATLQKDSEEVRSMLTVEDELVVEDVAQDMESEAEEVLEQEQVDEQDDPSYTDSDQEIVWNTSGLDEDWLLFVGQLRQAHLEALYALQETSGRLNDIAEKYGTMPALLLDEINELAMETIGDLVVEGDSIAEDYIDYFALLGRNGRGGVE; encoded by the coding sequence ATGAATTCATATAACAAATCGTTGAACTTTGCAGAAATAGATATAAGTGAAGCACAAGAGCAGAGCGGCTCGTTGCAGGAGATGATCATACCTGAGCGGAAGGATCAACCTGTTCAAGGGTCCTCTCTGTCTGTGCAAGAGCTTACGAGAGAACGTAGATTCGTGAAGCAAGCTAAGGAATGGGAGCAGCGGGAAGGAGAGCCGTCGCTCTATCTTCCGTTCATGAGCTATTGGCCTACCTTCGAGCAGATGGATGAAGATCAGCAGAGCTGGTATTTTTACTGGCGCAGCGAGTTAAGGCAGGGACGGTATCCATTTACCGACCTCTCCTATATTTTTGTCTATCTATATGAACTGATTCAGGGCGTTGGCTGGAAGGAGCCGGAACAAGGCTATAATCTGCTTATGGAATTATGGGGCGCTTACCAAGCGATGTATCCGAAGCTGAATAACTATATAGCGGAATGGGTCTGTGATTTTGTGCTGCTGCATAAGCTGAACCTGCCACTAATGGATATTGTCATGCGATCCTCTATTGCGAAATCCGGGGAGCTGTACGATCTGGAATTAAAGAGAATTTTGGAGAATGAGCCTTCCAAGCTGCGGTTGGAGCACATATTAACTTTCTCGGATTATGACTTGCAGCGCAGTAAGTTTTACATAAGTGGAGGACGTGCACTTATGGAGAATTATATGCCAAAGGTGGTCGCACTGGTTGATTCCTATATGCGGAAGACAACCGGTAAAAATCTGATCGATACCTTCTATAAAGGTAATGGAAAGACGATCGAGCGTTATTTATTCCGCAATGCCGTCTATGATGCAGAGTTATATGGGCGCACACTGCCGCTTCGTATTTTCCAATTGCGGAAATGCCCGCCGCTTCGTTATTACATCACCCAATTGATCCGTTGTACGGAAAATAAACTGCGGGAGCTTCAGCACTTCAAAGGGCGTCTGCGAGGTATTTCTCTCATGAAGGAGACGCAGATGCTGATCGAGCGTTTCCTGGAGAAGGAATATATAGAAGCAATCAAGTCTACCAGTCCTGTGATCTCTATTGATCCCGAACGACTAGCCACGCTGCAGAAGGATAGTGAAGAAGTGCGAAGCATGCTGACCGTCGAGGATGAACTGGTAGTGGAGGATGTAGCGCAGGATATGGAGTCAGAAGCGGAAGAAGTGCTAGAGCAGGAACAGGTGGATGAGCAAGATGATCCATCCTATACAGACTCGGATCAGGAGATCGTCTGGAATACTTCCGGCTTGGATGAAGATTGGCTGCTGTTTGTGGGACAGCTTAGACAGGCCCATCTCGAAGCCTTATATGCGTTACAAGAAACAAGCGGCCGGCTAAACGACATTGCCGAAAAATATGGAACCATGCCAGCGCTGCTGCTCGATGAAATCAACGAGCTAGCGATGGAGACGATTGGAGATTTGGTGGTGGAGGGTGATTCTATCGCCGAAGATTATATAGATTATTTTGCATTATTAGGGCGAAATGGACGAGGTGGAGTGGAATGA
- a CDS encoding DEAD/DEAH box helicase, producing MSGGENQLFYRLAPFIQEFIYRKRWETLRPAQVEALKICMDTSHHMLIAAGTASGKTEAAFFPALTELYERPSASVGILYIGPLKALINDQFERIKELLRDGNIPAWHWHGDVSQTEKSKLMRNPSGVLQITPESLEGLLMNRPNAIPALFHDLRYIIIDEVHAFMGVDRGIQVLSQITRIERMAGCSPRRVGLSATLSDYEAAKAWLGAGSKQPVDAVSVPGGRKLRLRVEHFSFPDARDEEQAEHLQNARKAYYNFIYDSTHLKKALVFTNSRSDAELTTLELRRVAAHRHQPDVFYVHHGSISAMLREEAEAALKDKPGPAVAAATVTLELGIDLGELERVVQLGAPYSASSFVQRLGRSGRRGDAASEMLFVCPEEEDEDAMLPARMPWMLLRAIAVIELYVRDRWVEPLDIRQMPIGLLYHQTMSILKSRGEATPAELASDVLSLPSFRRISPDTYKVFLNYLLQTDHIQWTEQQTLIIGLTGEKIVNNFRFYAVFKDDEEHAVYNGTEEIGSITTVPPPGYCFSLAGKLWKVTEVDTKHKAVYVKEALGKVDTLWLGAGGDIHTLVLRKMREVLADSTIYPYLSPQAVNRLERARRLAKESGLLRSAVIPAGGDSLFILPWVGSKQFRTLERLLKNNLSQRLSLRSIVPMEPYYFVVAGKADSQALLDQIMLECGSCTDPSMLLGPDEAPYLGKYDEFIAPELVRQAFAVDGLDVEGLRTGLKLHHNREG from the coding sequence ATGAGCGGCGGGGAGAATCAGCTATTTTATCGTTTGGCGCCATTTATTCAGGAATTTATTTACCGAAAAAGATGGGAGACGCTTCGTCCGGCTCAGGTTGAAGCGCTTAAAATTTGCATGGATACGTCACACCATATGCTGATTGCCGCGGGAACGGCGTCGGGGAAGACGGAAGCGGCTTTTTTTCCGGCCTTGACCGAGCTGTATGAGCGTCCATCCGCATCTGTAGGTATTTTGTATATTGGTCCTTTAAAGGCGCTAATCAATGACCAGTTCGAACGGATCAAAGAGCTGCTTCGGGATGGCAATATTCCCGCCTGGCATTGGCATGGCGATGTCTCGCAGACAGAGAAGAGCAAGCTGATGCGTAACCCCTCGGGTGTACTGCAGATCACGCCGGAATCGCTGGAAGGGCTGCTGATGAATCGGCCCAATGCGATTCCCGCTTTGTTCCATGATCTCAGATATATCATTATCGACGAGGTCCATGCCTTTATGGGCGTGGATCGGGGCATCCAGGTGTTGAGCCAGATCACACGGATTGAGAGAATGGCGGGCTGCTCACCAAGACGTGTTGGCTTGTCCGCAACGCTAAGTGACTATGAAGCAGCGAAGGCCTGGCTTGGTGCGGGAAGCAAGCAGCCGGTTGACGCTGTCTCCGTGCCTGGTGGACGCAAGCTGCGGCTGCGGGTCGAGCATTTCTCGTTCCCGGATGCGCGGGACGAGGAGCAGGCCGAGCATTTGCAGAATGCCCGCAAGGCCTATTACAACTTCATCTATGACAGTACACATTTGAAGAAGGCGTTAGTATTCACCAATAGCCGTTCCGATGCGGAATTGACGACACTGGAGCTTCGCAGAGTTGCGGCGCACCGCCATCAGCCGGATGTGTTCTACGTGCATCATGGCAGCATCTCTGCGATGCTGCGCGAAGAAGCGGAGGCCGCGCTGAAGGATAAGCCTGGCCCGGCTGTTGCCGCTGCAACCGTGACGCTGGAGCTGGGAATCGATTTGGGAGAGCTGGAACGGGTCGTTCAACTAGGCGCACCTTATAGCGCCTCCAGCTTCGTGCAGCGGCTAGGCCGATCTGGGAGGCGCGGAGATGCGGCCTCCGAGATGCTGTTCGTCTGTCCAGAGGAAGAGGACGAAGATGCGATGCTGCCGGCGCGTATGCCCTGGATGCTGCTGCGGGCGATTGCTGTCATCGAGCTGTACGTCCGCGACCGCTGGGTGGAGCCGCTCGATATTCGGCAAATGCCGATCGGCCTTCTATACCATCAGACGATGAGTATATTGAAGAGTAGAGGCGAAGCGACGCCTGCCGAGCTGGCATCCGATGTGCTATCGCTGCCATCTTTTCGTCGGATTTCCCCGGATACGTACAAAGTGTTCCTGAATTACTTGCTGCAGACGGATCACATTCAGTGGACCGAGCAGCAAACTTTGATTATCGGCCTTACGGGTGAGAAGATCGTGAACAACTTCCGTTTCTACGCCGTGTTCAAGGATGATGAAGAACATGCCGTATATAACGGAACAGAGGAAATTGGTTCGATTACGACCGTGCCGCCGCCTGGTTACTGCTTCTCATTGGCAGGCAAGCTGTGGAAGGTCACCGAGGTGGATACCAAGCATAAGGCGGTATACGTAAAAGAGGCTTTAGGCAAAGTCGATACGTTGTGGCTAGGGGCTGGCGGAGACATTCATACGTTGGTCCTAAGGAAAATGCGTGAGGTGTTGGCGGATAGCACGATTTATCCGTATCTATCTCCGCAGGCCGTCAACCGGCTCGAACGGGCTCGTCGTCTAGCGAAGGAGAGCGGACTGCTGAGATCGGCGGTCATTCCGGCTGGCGGCGACTCGTTGTTCATTTTGCCGTGGGTTGGTAGCAAACAGTTCCGCACGCTGGAGCGGCTGCTCAAAAATAATCTCTCCCAGCGCCTGTCGCTTCGTTCCATCGTGCCGATGGAGCCGTATTATTTCGTGGTGGCTGGCAAAGCGGACAGCCAGGCGCTATTGGATCAGATTATGCTCGAATGCGGTTCTTGCACAGATCCGTCCATGTTGCTTGGACCTGATGAAGCGCCTTATTTGGGCAAATATGACGAGTTCATCGCACCGGAGTTGGTGCGTCAAGCTTTTGCTGTTGATGGGCTGGATGTTGAAGGGCTAAGGACTGGACTTAAGCTTCATCACAACCGGGAAGGCTAG
- a CDS encoding helix-turn-helix transcriptional regulator: MKLERLISMVYMLLNHEIVSASALAEKYNVSQRTIYRDIETLCAAGIPVISYQGVNGGYGIMEEYKMDRSLLGTHDVNSIVTLLRSMSAIFEDDKAEETIHKLQSVYQTGKPSLSVDIGSWRPYNETLREIREAIHEQRVIQFEYVSAKGERIKRTVEPLHLGYVYDSWYLYAFCRIRNGYREFKLPRILSLVVSGEHFQARKHAPKPANPRGLRSHPPFAGVEQDALDVRLRFTPACMARALDFFMGADKHFNEDGSLELLFEQRNRDLTKWLLPILLSFGDGVIVLEPLEVRDAVQTTLQKMIDNYREV; the protein is encoded by the coding sequence ATGAAACTGGAAAGGCTTATTTCCATGGTCTATATGCTGCTGAATCATGAGATTGTATCAGCTTCGGCACTCGCAGAGAAGTATAATGTGTCCCAGCGGACCATTTATCGAGATATTGAGACGCTCTGTGCAGCGGGCATCCCGGTGATATCCTATCAAGGCGTTAACGGCGGTTACGGCATTATGGAAGAGTATAAGATGGACCGCAGTTTGCTTGGTACCCATGACGTGAATTCTATCGTGACGCTGCTGCGTAGCATGTCTGCTATTTTCGAGGATGATAAAGCTGAGGAGACGATTCACAAGCTGCAGTCGGTCTATCAGACGGGCAAACCTAGCCTGTCGGTGGATATTGGCAGCTGGAGACCTTATAACGAGACTTTGCGCGAGATCAGGGAGGCCATTCACGAACAACGGGTCATTCAATTTGAGTATGTGAGCGCCAAGGGGGAGCGGATCAAGCGGACGGTTGAGCCTTTGCATCTGGGGTATGTCTATGATTCGTGGTATCTATATGCTTTCTGTAGAATACGGAACGGATATCGAGAATTCAAGCTGCCGCGGATCTTGTCACTGGTCGTTAGCGGGGAGCATTTCCAAGCTCGCAAGCATGCGCCGAAACCGGCGAATCCTCGCGGGCTACGCAGCCATCCGCCCTTTGCAGGTGTAGAACAAGATGCGCTTGATGTCAGGCTCCGATTCACGCCGGCATGCATGGCGCGGGCGCTTGATTTCTTTATGGGAGCGGATAAACATTTCAATGAAGACGGTTCTCTGGAACTTTTGTTCGAGCAGAGGAACAGAGATCTGACGAAATGGCTATTGCCGATTTTGCTTAGCTTTGGTGATGGAGTCATTGTGTTGGAGCCGCTAGAAGTAAGAGACGCAGTCCAGACCACCTTGCAAAAAATGATCGATAACTATCGAGAAGTATGA
- a CDS encoding MFS transporter — MKSAYTVKSFNFLFFALLSMFIPFLPLYFSDRGLSETQIGTIIGIGGFITLIAQPLWGMISDRLRTIRKVLLLLVICCTVTGYSLYSTDNYPLILLFVMLTYFFLMPIDPLTESLNFRVAESEGISYGSLRTYGALGYAVMSLAAGFLMTEYGSRSLGITFAALGLISLVVAFLMPDAPVSGKPLTIKSLKNFLSNKETLLFLILVFISSIPARMNDTYLGLYIKDLGGKPDLLGLAWFLAAGSEILVFSLSFWWLRKNKELALIAFAGAFYFIRFFISAWIKDPNWLAYIQLLQIFTFPIFYTAAIQYLYRIVPVEWRATGQTVLALLFFGVSGIIASFAGGALYQALGGHTMYLTISALSLIGMLFGLVLYRKYGRNKSEEASS; from the coding sequence ATGAAATCTGCTTACACCGTGAAATCATTTAATTTTCTCTTCTTTGCTCTATTGTCCATGTTCATACCGTTCCTGCCTCTCTATTTCAGCGACCGAGGGCTGAGCGAGACGCAGATCGGCACCATTATCGGCATCGGCGGCTTCATCACCCTGATTGCCCAACCGCTATGGGGCATGATCAGCGACCGATTGCGCACCATCCGTAAAGTCCTGTTGCTGCTTGTAATCTGCTGTACGGTAACTGGCTATTCCCTATACAGTACAGATAACTACCCTCTGATCCTGTTATTCGTCATGCTGACCTATTTCTTTCTGATGCCGATCGATCCGCTGACGGAGAGCTTGAATTTCCGTGTAGCCGAATCCGAAGGAATAAGCTACGGTTCATTACGAACATATGGTGCATTAGGCTATGCGGTGATGTCGCTCGCTGCAGGATTCCTGATGACAGAATACGGTTCACGTAGTCTGGGCATCACCTTCGCAGCGCTTGGACTCATCAGCCTGGTTGTTGCCTTCTTGATGCCGGATGCTCCGGTGTCGGGCAAGCCGCTAACGATCAAAAGCCTGAAAAATTTTCTGAGCAACAAGGAGACGCTACTCTTCCTTATTCTCGTGTTTATAAGCTCCATCCCAGCTAGGATGAATGACACCTATCTGGGGCTGTACATTAAAGATCTAGGCGGAAAACCCGACCTGCTTGGACTGGCATGGTTCCTGGCGGCGGGAAGCGAAATTCTGGTATTCTCGTTAAGCTTCTGGTGGCTGCGCAAGAATAAGGAACTGGCCCTCATCGCTTTTGCCGGGGCGTTCTATTTCATTCGCTTCTTCATCTCCGCCTGGATCAAGGACCCGAACTGGCTCGCGTATATTCAGCTTCTGCAGATATTCACGTTCCCTATATTCTACACCGCCGCGATTCAATATCTATACAGAATCGTGCCTGTAGAGTGGAGGGCAACAGGCCAGACCGTACTGGCACTGCTCTTCTTTGGTGTATCCGGCATTATTGCCTCCTTCGCGGGTGGGGCGCTATACCAAGCTCTTGGCGGTCATACGATGTACCTGACGATTTCCGCGCTGTCGCTAATCGGAATGCTGTTCGGTCTCGTACTCTACCGCAAATACGGCCGAAATAAATCTGAAGAAGCATCTTCATAA
- a CDS encoding Hsp20/alpha crystallin family protein, translating into MPLVPYEPFRHLDNIRREMDQFFTHDFPSMKGMPQHFGQMNVDVYEKDDEVIAACDIPGLEKKEDVMIEVDRNVLSISGSVNKTNEVKEEHMHRRERYSGRFHRLVTLPANVAPENVKATYKNGVLEVRMHKIDGDHRKKVDVEFH; encoded by the coding sequence ATGCCATTAGTGCCATATGAACCGTTCCGCCATTTGGATAACATACGCCGCGAGATGGATCAATTCTTCACCCACGATTTCCCATCTATGAAGGGGATGCCACAGCATTTTGGCCAGATGAATGTGGATGTCTACGAGAAAGACGATGAAGTCATTGCCGCTTGCGACATTCCCGGATTGGAGAAGAAAGAAGATGTAATGATTGAAGTGGATCGGAATGTTCTATCCATTAGCGGGTCTGTGAACAAGACGAATGAAGTCAAGGAGGAGCATATGCATCGGCGAGAACGTTATTCCGGACGGTTCCACCGTCTGGTTACACTGCCGGCTAATGTAGCCCCTGAGAATGTCAAAGCCACCTACAAGAACGGAGTATTGGAAGTGCGGATGCACAAGATTGATGGCGATCATCGGAAAAAGGTCGATGTAGAGTTCCATTAG